A genome region from Brassica oleracea var. oleracea cultivar TO1000 chromosome C2, BOL, whole genome shotgun sequence includes the following:
- the LOC106326487 gene encoding F-box protein SKIP19-like: MASSSSLVLSSPSLTPVIKDGEYKNWAELPSELTSSILQRLSLVEILENAQKVCTSWRHVCKDPSMWRKIVMHNLGNLWYDREIMCRHVVDRSQGGLIEIEIWYFCTDSLLNYIADSSSSLRSLTLALCSQITNNGLTEALMKLPLLEELDVSFSTLSGDSLRVVGQSCPNLKTFKLNCVGDIRTANEGDDDALAIAETMPGLHNLQLFGNKLTDAGLNAIIDHCLNLEHLDLRQCFNVNIVGDLEKRCSERVKVLRRPNDSTHDYPYEEVLVFNTMRASEDGFMPNVSCYRDFEGASDNSDYDPYDVYDDPYDMHGDLRF; encoded by the exons ATGGCCTCTTCCTCTTCCTTGGTTCTGTCTTCTCCGTCTTTGACTCCGGTAATAAAAGACGGAGAATATAAAAACTGGGCGGAGCTTCCGTCTGAACTAACGTCATCCATCCTGCAAAGGCTCAGCCTGGTTGAGATATTGGAAAACGCTCAGAAAGTGTGTACGTCTTGGCGTCACGTCTGTAAAGACCCTTCTATGTGGCGGAAGATTGTCATGCATAACCTTGGAAACTTGTGGTACGACCGCGAGATCATGTGCCGTCACGTAGTGGATCGTAGCCAGGGTGGCTTGATTGAGATTGAAATTTGGTATTTTTGTACTGATTCTCTCCTCAACTACATAGCTGATAG TTCAAGTAGCCTGAGAAGCCTTACACTTGCACTGTGCTCTCAAATAACAAACAACGGACTTACCGAAGCACTTATGAAGCTTCCATTGCTTGAAGAACTCGATGTCTCGTTCAGCACACTGTCCGGAGATTCTCTCAGAGTTGTAGGCCAGTCTTGTCCTAATCTGAAGACATTTAAGCTAAACTGCGTGGGTGACATTCGTACCGCGAACGAGGGCGACGATGATGCTCTAGCTATCGCTGAAACAATGCCTGGACTTCACAACCTCCAGCTTTTCGGAAACAAATTAACAGATGCTGGTTTAAACGCCATTATTGATCATTGTCTTAACCTGGAACATCTTGATTTACGTCAGTGTTTCAACGTTAACATTGTCGGAGATCTGGAGAAGCGGTGTTCCGAAAGGGTCAAAGTTTTGAGACGACCTAATGATTCTACTCATGATTACCCATATGAAGAAGTGTTGGTTTTCAATACGATGAGAGCATCTGAAGATGGCTTCATGCCAAATGTTAGTTGTTATCGTGACTTCGAAGGTGCCAGTGACAATTCTGACTACGACCCGTATGATGTTTATGATGACCCGTATGATATGCACGGCGATCTGCGTTTCTAG
- the LOC106326220 gene encoding histone deacetylase HDT2-like has translation MEFWGAEVKAGKPLKVKPDEDCLIHLSQVCIDNGKKGETALLYVTVDGKKLVIGTLCQGNIPQISLDLIFDQEFELSHSLETGSVHFIGYKSPNIDDEECYSSSDSSSSEEVEVPATDTANGNAGAAASSVVKADSEPKTKPAEEVKHESDDDDDQGSDSGCICFSSGWMIEMMRKMILGAKKK, from the exons ATGGAATTCTGGG GAGCTGAAGTGAAGGCAGGGAAGCCACTTAAAGTGAAACCTGATGAAGACTGTCTCATCCACCTTTCACAG GTATGTATTGATAACGGGAAGAAGGGTGAAACTGCGCTCTTGTACGTGACGGTTGATGGGAAGAAGCTTGTGATTGGAACACTTTGTCAGGGGAATATTCCTCAGATCAGCCTTGATCTGATATTTGACCAGGAGTTTGAGCTCTCACACTCGTTGGAGACAGGAAGTGTCCACTTCATTGGCTACAAATCGCCCAACATCGATGATGAGGAGTGTTACTCTTCTTCTGACTCTTCTTCTTCTGAGGAAGTGGAGGTCCCTGCAACTGACACTGCCAATGGGAATGCTGGAGCTGCTGCTTCGAGTGTTGTCAAGGCTGACTCGGAACCAAAGACCAAGCCTGCTGAAGAAGTGAAGCATGAATCAGACGATGATGATGATCAAGGTTCTGACAGTGGTTGCATTTGTTTTTCTAGTGGATGGATGATTGAGATGATGAGGAAGATGATTCTGGGGGCAAAGAAGAAGTGA